In one Vibrio sp. CB1-14 genomic region, the following are encoded:
- a CDS encoding mechanosensitive ion channel family protein, translating to MLFEKKKVINLKLMLIISYLLAVLWSSVIVAKETSSNSNQIEAISSEISELSQSLQGLEGEQLDVTQFSIFNKNKELRAVLARTMKKRSLSEQELIALVRQQQLYTLDAEQYLIERLSELNKYFDSAEDESKLLVLKDYKEAQDHLGWIYEARLTNFNWLEQLNVKDEVGELRLRDTIEKQLRLTSSATDYYSNQISNASFQLINEQDSKQAKQQLHDIIIDKRLSIESEGLRYLVTIADRLDIETAVYKKQLFEVSGNITHEIFEGQVLLEILVHWSEQALEWLVEQAPQQLFKLVVFFIVLLITRSAVKVVRRVVAKAVKSQNLNLSHLMQHFFISVSGNAVWVVGILVGLSQVGLNLAPILTGFGVAGVIVGFALQDTLSNFAAGMMLLIYRPFDVGDFVFAGGVDGKVSHMSLVSTTIRTFDNQVIIVPNGKIWGDVIKNVTHEKTRRVDMVFGIGYGDDLHHAEKVLNDIVRSHPSVHLTPEPMVKVHTLNTSSVDFIVRPWVDTEDYWDVYWDITKQVKLRFDQEGISIPFPQQDVYLHTVSD from the coding sequence ATGTTGTTTGAAAAAAAAAAGGTTATCAACTTAAAATTAATGTTGATTATTAGCTATTTGCTTGCGGTTTTGTGGTCGAGTGTAATTGTTGCAAAAGAAACTAGTAGTAATAGTAACCAAATAGAAGCGATTAGCTCGGAAATCTCAGAGCTATCACAATCTTTGCAAGGTCTTGAAGGTGAGCAACTAGACGTTACTCAGTTTAGTATCTTCAATAAAAATAAAGAATTACGGGCTGTTCTGGCGCGTACAATGAAGAAACGGTCATTATCAGAACAAGAATTAATTGCTCTGGTAAGGCAGCAGCAACTGTACACCTTAGATGCGGAACAGTACTTGATAGAGCGCCTTTCTGAGCTTAATAAATATTTTGATTCTGCCGAGGATGAATCAAAATTGCTGGTGTTAAAAGATTACAAAGAGGCGCAAGATCATCTTGGCTGGATATATGAAGCAAGATTGACCAACTTCAATTGGCTTGAACAGTTAAATGTGAAAGACGAAGTGGGTGAGTTGCGCTTACGTGACACTATTGAAAAGCAGTTAAGACTTACATCGTCTGCAACCGATTATTACAGCAATCAAATTTCTAACGCTTCTTTCCAATTGATTAATGAGCAGGATTCCAAACAAGCGAAACAGCAATTACACGATATTATCATTGATAAAAGGCTATCGATTGAGTCAGAAGGATTGCGTTACCTTGTGACCATTGCAGATCGTTTGGATATTGAAACTGCAGTCTATAAGAAACAGCTATTTGAGGTGTCAGGGAACATCACACACGAGATATTCGAAGGCCAAGTGTTACTAGAAATACTGGTACATTGGTCAGAACAAGCATTGGAGTGGTTGGTAGAACAAGCCCCACAACAATTGTTCAAGCTCGTTGTATTTTTCATTGTCTTACTGATTACTCGCTCAGCAGTTAAGGTTGTTCGTAGGGTAGTAGCAAAGGCGGTGAAAAGCCAAAACCTTAATTTGTCTCACTTAATGCAGCATTTCTTTATTTCCGTTTCGGGAAATGCGGTCTGGGTTGTCGGTATTCTGGTTGGACTGTCCCAAGTAGGGCTCAATTTAGCACCTATCCTGACAGGCTTTGGTGTAGCAGGTGTTATTGTCGGTTTTGCTTTGCAAGATACATTGTCTAATTTTGCAGCTGGCATGATGCTGCTTATCTATCGACCTTTTGATGTTGGAGACTTTGTTTTTGCCGGTGGCGTTGATGGCAAGGTCAGCCACATGAGCTTAGTCAGTACCACCATTCGTACATTTGATAATCAGGTGATTATTGTGCCAAACGGTAAAATCTGGGGGGATGTGATTAAAAACGTGACCCATGAAAAGACCCGTCGCGTCGATATGGTTTTCGGCATTGGCTACGGGGATGACTTGCATCATGCAGAAAAAGTGCTCAATGACATTGTTCGTTCTCACCCATCGGTACATCTAACCCCGGAGCCAATGGTTAAAGTCCACACTCTTAATACTTCTTCTGTCGATTTTATCGTAAGGCCATGGGTTGATACAGAAGACTATTGGGATGTGTATTGGGATATAACCAAGCAAGTCAAACTAAGGTTTGATCAAGAAGGGATCTCTATTCCATTTCCGCAGCAAGATGTTTACCTACATACGGTGAGTGACTAA
- a CDS encoding LysR family transcriptional regulator: MYSVEQLRVFETVVEHGSFSAAARSLRRTQASVSLLMSRLETELGFQVFERSGKKVTLNTAGRTLYTLCQRRSDALRHLTNIAKSLHAKIETEIKIYIDECFPRDSLCEVLEQFHLRFPHTQILAQRRALNADIIIVSSDEVKVNPNFADWEWHRLSTCKFVPITSSYAHRQESFIGTPWAPITPYDHASLTASNPQVVLQLILNDMGWSWVPEHLLALYKQGSDYQLLENKQQFYQQFLLGSPVDVGTATAWLVAKMNRELNTEVKNAS, translated from the coding sequence ATGTACAGCGTAGAGCAGCTACGGGTATTTGAAACTGTTGTTGAACATGGCTCATTTAGCGCTGCCGCTAGGTCATTAAGGCGAACTCAAGCTTCAGTTTCGTTGTTAATGTCGCGGCTAGAAACGGAATTGGGTTTTCAAGTCTTTGAGCGTAGCGGTAAGAAGGTGACACTGAATACGGCTGGACGTACGCTTTATACCCTTTGTCAGCGTCGATCTGATGCTTTGAGGCACCTAACTAATATAGCGAAAAGTCTACACGCCAAAATCGAAACAGAGATCAAAATCTATATTGATGAGTGTTTTCCTAGAGATTCACTTTGTGAGGTGCTAGAGCAATTTCATTTGCGCTTTCCCCATACACAAATCTTGGCCCAGCGGCGAGCACTTAATGCGGACATCATTATCGTTTCCTCGGATGAGGTTAAGGTGAATCCAAACTTTGCGGATTGGGAATGGCATCGTTTATCGACGTGTAAATTTGTCCCAATAACTAGTAGTTATGCGCATAGACAGGAGAGCTTTATTGGTACGCCTTGGGCACCTATTACCCCGTATGATCACGCAAGCTTGACCGCTAGTAATCCGCAGGTTGTATTACAGCTCATATTGAATGATATGGGCTGGAGTTGGGTGCCAGAACATCTATTAGCCCTTTACAAGCAGGGCAGCGATTATCAGCTTCTCGAAAATAAACAGCAATTTTATCAACAGTTTCTATTGGGTTCACCTGTAGATGTTGGTACCGCAACAGCTTGGTTGGTGGCAAAGATGAACAGAGAACTCAATACGGAGGTTAAGAATGCAAGTTGA
- a CDS encoding LysR family transcriptional regulator, with the protein MQVDALRALVAIQKEGSINSVAKSMGKSPSQVGVWLSMLEADLGLELINREGYKAQLTIDGEIIARHANDTLTHLSEIDKKITESGVAENKKLNIAMLDVLPITPFNEALWQLNRLNSDLSLDIQYLSTTKTLQGIENGIVDFGVVFFHGSVYTRVSSRLIGYAEIVTVVSPNHPLADIQSTFNTDDIGSHLQLLPQSYLGFGIDQISKFSENYWLMNSIEMTLALLQKGIGWAELPYYCVEPYLKSGQLVQLKARGESPLWWPLQMVWQKHRPIDKNAAWLINKFSSPKPGLAISGIALP; encoded by the coding sequence ATGCAAGTTGATGCTTTAAGAGCACTGGTAGCGATCCAAAAGGAGGGGTCCATTAATAGTGTCGCTAAATCAATGGGAAAAAGTCCCTCACAAGTCGGTGTTTGGTTAAGCATGTTAGAGGCAGACCTAGGCCTGGAACTTATTAATCGTGAAGGATACAAAGCACAGCTTACGATTGATGGGGAGATCATCGCCCGTCATGCCAACGATACACTAACGCATTTATCAGAAATTGATAAAAAAATAACGGAAAGTGGTGTTGCTGAGAACAAAAAGCTCAACATAGCAATGCTTGATGTTTTGCCAATAACGCCATTTAACGAAGCGTTGTGGCAGTTAAATAGGCTAAATTCGGATTTGAGTTTGGATATTCAATACTTGTCTACAACAAAAACGTTGCAGGGTATTGAAAATGGTATTGTGGATTTTGGTGTTGTGTTTTTCCATGGAAGTGTTTACACGAGGGTATCTTCACGTTTAATTGGCTATGCGGAGATTGTGACGGTTGTATCACCGAACCATCCGTTAGCGGATATCCAATCTACTTTCAATACAGACGATATAGGCTCTCACTTACAATTATTACCGCAAAGCTATTTGGGTTTTGGTATTGATCAAATATCGAAGTTTTCTGAAAACTATTGGCTAATGAACAGTATAGAAATGACGTTAGCTCTGCTTCAAAAAGGCATTGGTTGGGCGGAGCTTCCTTACTATTGCGTTGAACCTTATTTAAAGTCGGGTCAACTGGTGCAATTGAAAGCAAGGGGAGAAAGCCCGCTTTGGTGGCCACTTCAAATGGTATGGCAAAAACACCGTCCTATTGATAAGAATGCTGCATGGTTGATTAATAAGTTTTCAAGCCCTAAACCAGGGTTAGCCATCTCTGGAATAGCGCTTCCCTGA
- a CDS encoding phosphate acyltransferase, translating to MNNVNRFLNQVREQQHRAKRIVVAAAHDKATILAVDLARVELDVEITLVGEFDKITQAVELAGTSLASFEVVIAEGDDAIAEMSVRLIADGKGHILMKGLIETSTLLIQLLKREFGLRTDSLLSHTALLMSEGSEKYYLLTDAGMNISPSLEQKEKIINNAVTMAHALGNSHPNVAMLCAKEKSYDKMPATLDATELQRLNQIGQIKGCTVSGPIQLDLALSKQAAEMKGCTDPVAGNADIFIAPSIEVGNVFGKALKYMGDYIYAGVVLGAKVPVVVVSRADSEQEKLLSIAMACMCNVDAQEKVSSDKAELENA from the coding sequence ATGAACAATGTTAACCGTTTTCTGAATCAGGTTCGAGAGCAGCAACATCGAGCTAAACGTATTGTTGTCGCAGCAGCCCATGATAAGGCGACTATTCTAGCTGTCGATCTAGCACGAGTAGAGCTCGACGTTGAGATCACCTTGGTTGGAGAGTTTGACAAAATCACTCAAGCTGTCGAATTGGCTGGTACTTCGTTGGCAAGCTTCGAAGTAGTAATTGCCGAGGGTGATGATGCGATTGCAGAAATGTCAGTAAGACTTATTGCTGATGGCAAAGGCCATATTTTAATGAAAGGCCTGATTGAAACATCGACGCTGTTAATACAACTACTAAAAAGAGAATTTGGACTACGTACCGATAGTTTACTTAGCCATACAGCATTACTTATGTCTGAAGGTAGTGAAAAATATTATCTACTGACAGATGCTGGAATGAATATTTCGCCTTCTTTGGAGCAGAAAGAAAAAATAATTAATAACGCCGTCACTATGGCTCACGCATTGGGAAATAGCCATCCGAATGTAGCGATGCTGTGCGCAAAAGAAAAGTCGTATGACAAAATGCCAGCCACTCTCGATGCCACTGAACTACAACGCTTAAATCAAATTGGTCAAATCAAAGGTTGCACCGTAAGCGGTCCAATACAACTTGATTTAGCGTTATCAAAGCAAGCAGCGGAAATGAAAGGTTGTACCGATCCTGTTGCTGGCAATGCAGATATTTTTATCGCCCCATCCATCGAAGTCGGCAACGTATTTGGGAAAGCCTTGAAGTACATGGGCGACTACATCTACGCGGGTGTCGTCCTTGGCGCAAAAGTTCCGGTTGTAGTGGTTTCCCGAGCCGACAGTGAGCAAGAAAAGCTCCTCTCTATCGCTATGGCGTGCATGTGCAATGTTGACGCACAAGAAAAAGTAAGTTCTGACAAAGCAGAGTTGGAGAATGCGTAA
- the buk gene encoding butyrate kinase, which translates to MKILVINPGSTSTKIGLFQDLDKQFEHVIRHSSEELAQFENVTAQYDFRKQLIVDALVENGVDMSQIEAIGCRGGASKPIPGGTYLVDEAVCKDQAESKIQHPSSLASLIGHELAKEYGIEAYFTDSPVTYELSDLASYSGLSDIKRHGRFHALNAKAVAQVFAQENQRDYKELNVIVCHMGGGITISMHQQGRAVDVTDAIAEGPMTPERSGRLPSRDLVDLCYSGKYSHGEMKKKLQGEGGVYSYLGTADMLEVEQAAERGDEKARKIVDVLVYQVAKEIGAMAPVVNGRIDGVILTGGIAYSKYVVSELSKRVGYLADIAVYPGEMELEALAAGVYRVCRQNLTPKHYSENVKTTA; encoded by the coding sequence ATGAAAATTCTTGTTATTAACCCAGGTTCAACATCGACAAAAATTGGCTTATTCCAAGATTTAGATAAGCAGTTTGAGCACGTTATTCGCCATTCTAGTGAGGAGTTGGCGCAATTCGAAAACGTCACTGCTCAGTACGACTTTCGTAAGCAATTGATTGTTGATGCACTAGTCGAAAATGGTGTCGATATGTCTCAAATCGAGGCGATTGGCTGCCGAGGCGGGGCTTCGAAACCTATTCCTGGTGGTACGTATCTTGTCGATGAAGCGGTATGTAAAGACCAAGCTGAGAGCAAGATCCAACACCCTTCAAGTTTGGCATCACTTATTGGACATGAATTAGCTAAAGAGTATGGCATCGAAGCATATTTCACAGACTCTCCTGTTACCTACGAACTCAGTGATCTTGCTTCATACAGTGGCCTGAGCGACATCAAACGTCATGGTCGATTCCATGCACTAAACGCAAAGGCGGTGGCACAGGTTTTTGCTCAAGAAAATCAGCGTGATTACAAAGAGTTGAATGTGATTGTTTGTCACATGGGTGGCGGTATCACAATCAGTATGCACCAGCAAGGCCGCGCGGTTGACGTCACGGATGCCATTGCAGAGGGCCCTATGACCCCAGAACGTAGCGGACGCCTTCCTTCTCGCGACCTAGTCGATCTTTGTTACTCCGGAAAGTATAGCCACGGTGAAATGAAGAAGAAGCTTCAGGGTGAGGGTGGCGTGTATAGCTACCTTGGCACCGCGGACATGCTTGAAGTAGAGCAAGCTGCAGAGCGCGGAGATGAAAAAGCCCGCAAGATCGTTGATGTATTGGTTTATCAAGTAGCAAAAGAAATTGGCGCAATGGCACCAGTGGTCAACGGAAGAATTGATGGCGTGATTCTGACTGGCGGCATTGCTTATAGCAAGTATGTGGTCTCCGAGCTATCAAAGCGTGTTGGCTATTTAGCAGACATTGCGGTGTATCCAGGTGAGATGGAATTGGAAGCATTGGCTGCGGGTGTTTACCGCGTTTGCAGACAAAACCTTACTCCGAAGCATTACAGCGAAAATGTAAAAACGACAGCTTAG